AGGAAATATGGATTGGACATAATAAGCTTCGAAAAATTCTTAGAAGAAATAAACAGTCTCGCAAAAGAAGAGGCAAAGAAAGAGAGAATAATACTATAGACAATTCAACATGACAATGCCAGATTAGAAAATATTTTAAATTCTTCCAAAAACCTCCTAAGGGGTTTCACCATGAGGGGGGATCGACTTTGCTAAACTTCCTAGATCCGCAATTCTAGTTCTACAAGCACTAGACAGGCCTAAATCTTCTCGAGAATTGGCAAAAGCGACAAACCTTTCTGAAAGAACCGTTAGATACGCATTAAAAATCCTGAAAGAGAATGGTATTGTGAGGGAGATCTTTCTCCTCGAAGATGCCAGAAAGAGAGTGTACACCATAAACAATACAACGAACCTAGAGCAACTCAAGGAGTCCATCGAGGTCAGTGCGCTCTAG
This is a stretch of genomic DNA from Pyrococcus sp. ST04. It encodes these proteins:
- a CDS encoding HTH domain-containing protein — translated: MAKATNLSERTVRYALKILKENGIVREIFLLEDARKRVYTINNTTNLEQLKESIEVSAL